From a single Zeugodacus cucurbitae isolate PBARC_wt_2022May chromosome Y, idZeuCucr1.2, whole genome shotgun sequence genomic region:
- the LOC128923505 gene encoding uncharacterized protein LOC128923505 — translation MILLSGDFRQILPLIPRSTAADEINACLKSSNLWRYVKKLQLTTNMRVTLLNDTSAEDFSEQLLTIGNGQVPVDESSGLISFPNNFCNFVSSKDELINNVFPNIISNYKNNEWLSERAILAAKNKDVDDLNYIIQNKIIGTMHSFKSIDCVTNEDEATNYPIEFLNSLDVPGLPPHNLRLKVGSVVIMLRNINQPKLCNGTRLVVIQEIKK, via the exons ATGATTTTACTGTCTGGCGATTTCCGCCAAATACTGCCACTAATTCCAAGATCTACggctgccgacgaaataaacgcttGCCTCAAATCGTCAAATCTATGGCGCTATGTGAAGAAACTGCAGCTGACAACAAACATGAGAGTTACATTGCTTAATGATACATCTGCTGAAGATTTCTCGGAGCAATTGCTGACTATCGGTAATGGTCAAGTACCTGTCGATGAATCGAGCGGATTAATatcatttccaaataatttctgtaattttgtctcATCAAAAGACGAACTTATCAACAATgtatttccaaatattatttctaactacaaaaataatgaatggttGAGTGAGCGAGCAATTTTAGCGGCTAAGAATAAAGATGTAGATGACCTGAActacataattcaaaataagaTCATTGGAACAATgcattcattcaaatctattgaCTGCGTCACAAATGAAGATGAAGCCACCAACTatccaattgaatttttaaactctttggACGTGCCTGGCTTACCACCGCACAATTTACGCCTAAAGGTTGGCTCCGTAGTAATCATGCTTCGAAACATAAACCAACCAAAACTGTGCAACGGTACGCGTTTGGTG GTAATACAAGAGATAAAAAAGTAA